In one window of Musa acuminata AAA Group cultivar baxijiao chromosome BXJ3-2, Cavendish_Baxijiao_AAA, whole genome shotgun sequence DNA:
- the LOC135583686 gene encoding peroxidase P7-like isoform X2 produces the protein MAAAFCRDRVLVFCFLALLACAADGQLSPTFYSSTCPNLQSIVRSAMTQAVNKEGRMAASILRLFFHDCFVSGCDGSILLDDTSTFTGEKNAGPNANSVRGFEVIDTIKSNVETACKATVSCADILALAARDGVVLLGGPTWTVQLGRRDATTASQSSANSNLPSPGSSLSQLISSFSSKGLSARDMTALSGAHTIGQARCTTFRSHIYNDANVDASFASTHKHTCPASGGDSNLAPLDLKTPTTFDNRYYQNLVVRRGLLHSDQELFNKGSQDSLVRQYSTNAAAFSCDFAAAMVKMGNISPLTGTKGEIRLNCRKNLNARDLTALSGAHTIGQARCVNFRSHIYNDANIDASFASQTQQNCPSSGGDNTLAPLDLQTPTAFDNAYYQNLVAQKGLLHSDQELFNNGTQDALVRQYSTNAAAFSRDFAAAMVKMGNISPLTGSQGEIRLDCKKVN, from the exons ATGGCCGCCGCGTTCTGCCGTGACAGAGTGCTCGTCTTCTGCTTCCTTGCTCTGCTTGCCTGCGCCGCCGATGGACAGTTGTCGCCGACGTTCTACAGCTCTACGTGCCCCAATCTGCAGAGCATCGTGCGGTCGGCCATGACTCAGGCCGTCAACAAGGAGGGGAGGATGGCCGCGTCCATCCTCCGGTTGTTCTTCCACGACTGCTTTGTCAGT GGCTGTGACGGATCGATTCTTCTGGATGACACATCTACCTTCACCGGCGAGAAGAACGCGGGCCCGAACGCCAACTCCGTCCGCGGCTTTGAAGTCATCGATACCATCAAATCCAACGTCGAGACCGCGTGCAAAGCCACTGTGTCGTGCGCTGACATCCTCGCGCTCGCCGCACGCGACGGTGTTGTGCTG CTCGGGGGACCAACATGGACCGTGCAACTGGGACGCAGGGACGCCACCACCGCCAGCCAAAGCTCGGCCAACAGCAACCTCCCCAGTCCCGGCTCCAGCCTCTCCCAGCTCATCTCATCGTTCTCCTCCAAGGGCCTGAGCGCCCGCGACATGACCGCGCTCTCCGGCGCCCACACCATCGGCCAAGCCCGCTGCACCACCTTCCGCTCCCACATCTACAACGACGCCAACGTCGACGCCAGCTTCGCGTCGACCCATAAGCATACCTGCCCCGCCTCCGGCGGCGACAGCAACCTGGCCCCGCTCGACCTCAAGACGCCCACCACCTTCGACAACCGGTACTACCAGAACCTGGTGGTCCGGCGGGGCCTGCTGCACTCGGACCAGGAGCTCTTCAACAAAGGCTCTCAGGACTCGCTGGTCCGCCAGTACAGCACCAACGCGGCGGCCTTCAGCTGCGACTTCGCGGCGGCCATGGTGAAGATGGGAAACATCAGCCCGCTCACAGGGACCAAGGGGGAGATCAGGTTGAACTGCAGGAAG AACCTGAACGCGCGGGACCTCACCGCGCTCTCCGGCGCCCACACCATCGGTCAGGCCCGCTGCGTCAACTTCCGCTCCCACATCTACAACGACGCCAACATCGACGCCAGCTTCGCGTCGCAGACCCAGCAGAACTGCCCGTCCTCCGGCGGCGACAACACCCTGGCGCCGCTCGACCTGCAGACACCCACCGCCTTCGACAACGCGTACTATCAGAACCTGGTGGCGCAGAAGGGCCTCCTCCACTCGGACCAGGAACTCTTCAACAACGGCACTCAGGACGCGCTGGTCCGGCAGTACAGCACCAACGCCGCAGCCTTTTCGAGGGACTTCGCGGCGGCCATGGTGAAGATGGGAAACATCAGCCCGTTGACGGGAAGCCAGGGAGAGATTAGGTTGGATTGCAAGAAGGTGAACTGA
- the LOC135583686 gene encoding peroxidase P7-like isoform X1, which yields MAVSSERIAIVFCLALLVCIADGQLSPTFYRKTCPNLQTVVRSAMTQAVNNEPRMGASILRLFFHDCFVNGCDGSILLDDTATFTGEKNAGPNANSVRGYDVIDTIKSNVEAACPGIVSCADIVALAARDGVVLLGGPSWTVKLGRRDATTASQSAANTNLPAPSSGLSQLKTAFANKNLNARDLTALSGAHTIGQARCVNFRSHIYNDANIDASFASQTQQNCPSSGGDNTLAPLDLQTPTAFDNAYYQNLVAQKGLLHSDQELFNNGTQDALVRQYSTNAAAFSRDFAAAMVKMGNISPLTGSQGEIRLDCKKVN from the exons ATGGCTGTGTCCTCTGAGAGAATCGCCATCGTCTTCTGCCTTGCTCTACTTGTCTGCATTGCCGACGGGCAGCTCTCGCCGACGTTCTACAGAAAGACATGTCCCAACCTGCAGACCGTGGTGCGGTCGGCCATGACGCAGGCCGTCAATAACGAGCCGAGGATGGGCGCCTCCATCCTCCGGCTGTTCTTCCATGATTGCTTCGTTAAC GGCTGCGACGGGTCGATCCTTCTTGATGACACGGCGACGTTCACAGGAGAGAAGAATGCGGGACCGAATGCGAACTCTGTGCGTGGCTACGATGTGATCGACACCATCAAATCCAACGTGGAAGCAGCCTGCCCTGGCATCGTCTCGTGCGCCGATATCGTCGCACTTGCCGCCCGCGACGGCGTAGTTTTG CTTGGAGGGCCATCGTGGACGGTGAAACTGGGACGCAGGGACGCGACCACAGCCAGCCAAAGCGCGGCCAACACCAACCTCCCGGCCCCCAGCTCCGGCCTCTCCCAGCTGAAGACAGCCTTCGCCAACAAGAACCTGAACGCGCGGGACCTCACCGCGCTCTCCGGCGCCCACACCATCGGTCAGGCCCGCTGCGTCAACTTCCGCTCCCACATCTACAACGACGCCAACATCGACGCCAGCTTCGCGTCGCAGACCCAGCAGAACTGCCCGTCCTCCGGCGGCGACAACACCCTGGCGCCGCTCGACCTGCAGACACCCACCGCCTTCGACAACGCGTACTATCAGAACCTGGTGGCGCAGAAGGGCCTCCTCCACTCGGACCAGGAACTCTTCAACAACGGCACTCAGGACGCGCTGGTCCGGCAGTACAGCACCAACGCCGCAGCCTTTTCGAGGGACTTCGCGGCGGCCATGGTGAAGATGGGAAACATCAGCCCGTTGACGGGAAGCCAGGGAGAGATTAGGTTGGATTGCAAGAAGGTGAACTGA
- the LOC103975461 gene encoding peroxidase P7: MATVERKATEAFSCGGGRGHRSRSDQHMRRCPLRCKQSTLLNKFAGRSRPSIAAHYLSSVMASLLPGFIVFSLLAGVLHGQLSPSFYAITCPNLQTIVRSVMAQAVSQEPRMGASILRLFFHDCFVNGCDASILLDDTANFTGEKNAAPNANSVRGYEVIDAIKTRVEAACNATVSCADIVALAARDGVYLLGGPTWAVPLGRRDARTASLDAANSNLPGPFSSLATLISMFDAKGLSAQDMTALSGAHTIGMARCGLFRSRIFNDANVNASFAAERKLTCPATGGDGNLAPLDVATPNLFDSSFYRNLVAARGLLHSDQELYNGGSQDALVRNYSVNATAFASDFSSAMVKLGYLSPLTGKNGEIRLNCRKGLDMRDLTALSGAHTVGSARCSNFRPHVYNDSNIDPGFAWLRRQTCLAVGGDATMAPLDSTSPTRFDNSYFQNLMGRRGLLHSDQELFNNGPADWLVQLYSSNATAFATDFAASMVKMGNISPLTGYLGEIRLNCRRTN, translated from the exons ATGGCGACAGTGGAGAGGAAGGCCACTGAAGCTTTTAGCTGTGGGGGAGGGAGGGGGCACCGAAGCAGGTCAGATCAACACATGAG ACGGTGCCCATTGCGCTGCAAACAGAGCACTCTGCTCAATAAATTTGCCGGCCGAAGTAGGCCTTCCATCGCAGCACATTACCTTTCCTCGGTCATGGCTTCTCTTCTTCCCGGCTTCATCGTATTCTCTTTGCTTGCTGGTGTCCTCCATGGTCAACTGTCGCCATCGTTCTACGCCATCACCTGCCCCAACCTGCAGACCATCGTGCGGTCGGTGATGGCCCAGGCCGTCAGCCAAGAGCCGCGTATGGGTGCGTCCATTCTCCGCCTCTTCTTCCATGACTGCTTCGTCAAT GGCTGTGATGCGTCGATTCTGCTGGACGACACGGCGAACTTCACAGGCGAGAAGAACGCGGCGCCGAATGCGAACTCCGTCCGTGGCTACGAAGTCATCGACGCCATCAAAACCCGGGTGGAGGCGGCCTGCAACGCCACGGTCTCCTGCGCCGACATCGTCGCCCTCGCCGCTCGCGACGGCGTATACCTG CTTGGGGGTCCGACGTGGGCGGTGCCGCTGGGCCGCAGGGACGCGAGGACGGCGAGCCTGGACGCGGCCAACTCCAACCTCCCGGGCCCATTCTCCAGCCTCGCCACGCTGATCTCCATGTTCGACGCCAAGGGCCTGAGCGCGCAGGACATGACGGCGCTCTCCGGCGCGCACACCATCGGGATGGCGCGCTGCGGCCTCTTCCGCTCCCGCATCTTCAACGACGCCAACGTGAACGCCAGCTTCGCCGCCGAGAGGAAGCTGACCTGCCCGGCGACGGGCGGCGACGGCAACCTGGCCCCCCTCGACGTGGCGACCCCCAACCTGTTCGACAGCAGCTTCTACAGGAACCTGGTGGCGGCGCGGGGCCTACTTCACTCGGACCAGGAGCTCTACAACGGCGGGTCTCAGGACGCACTGGTGCGCAACTACAGCGTCAACGCCACGGCGTTCGCCAGCGACTTCTCGAGCGCGATGGTGAAGCTGGGATACCTCAGTCCTCTCACCGGGAAAAATGGCGAGATCAGGTTGAACTGCAGAAAG GGCCTCGACATGCGCGACCTGACCGCGCTCTCCGGCGCTCACACCGTCGGCAGCGCCCGCTGCAGCAACTTCCGCCCCCACGTCTACAACGACAGCAACATCGACCCGGGCTTCGCGTGGCTCCGGAGGCAGACTTGCCTGGCCGTCGGCGGCGACGCCACGATGGCCCCGCTGGATTCCACCAGCCCCACCCGGTTCGACAACAGCTACTTCCAGAACCTGATGGGCCGGAGGGGGCTGCTGCACTCCGACCAGGAGCTCTTCAACAACGGGCCAGCGGACTGGCTGGTGCAGCTCTACAGCTCCAACGCGACGGCATTTGCCACGGACTTCGCGGCATCCATGGTGAAGATGGGAAACATCAGCCCACTGACGGGATATCTCGGGGAGATCAGATTGAACTGCCGGAGGACGAACTGA
- the LOC103975460 gene encoding tetrahydroberberine oxidase — protein sequence MDCHEQRTEMTPRSVHLLLSLLPCLSILSAYSLPDPQSFLLCLSSTASPSTDWSRLLYLPNSPSYFSLLNSSIQNLRFSSPETPKPLLIIAPTDASQVQALVICCRDHGLPIRVRSGGHDYEGLSYRSEKKSSFVLVDLADLRSVSVDVEHAVAWVEAGATVGELYYRIAEHSGTLGFPAGVCPTVGVGGHFSGGGFGLLWRKYGLAADNVLDAKVIDVDGRILDRESMGEDLFWAIRGGGGASFGVIVSWKVRLVPVPATVSMFTVHRTSEQGAIELMNKWQNIAHLLHDDLLLRVNIAQTEGAKRRVEAVFMSMFLGDCEGLLQHMGHSFPELGVERDDCREMTWIESAVHAAGHTNREPIEILTDRGLQPKIFNKGKSDYVTEPIPMTGWEAIWGRISEEKAGSMRIDPCGGRMSEIEESQTPYPHRKGNLFIIHYLSIWKDGGVAESKQHLDWSRRMYRFMTPYVSKHPRAAYVNFRDLDLGKNDGSRSYSEAKVWGEKYFKNNFRRLAMVKGVVDPGNFFSHEQSIPPLVVETEKMSQ from the coding sequence ATGGATTGTCACGAACAGAGAACGGAGATGACACCACGCTCCGTTCATCTTCTACTCTCCCTGCTTCCATGCCTTTCAATCTTGTCAGCCTATTCACTTCCGGATCCTCAGagcttcctcctctgcctctCTTCTACCGCTTCACCCTCCACCGACTGGTCTCGTCTCCTCTACCTCCCCAACAGCCCTTCCTACTTCTCCCTCCTCAATTCCTCCATCCAAAACCTCAGATTCTCTTCCCCTGAAACACCAAAACCCCTCCTCATCATCGCTCCGACTGATGCATCCCAAGTTCAAGCATTGGTCATCTGCTGCAGGGATCACGGCCTGCCGATCCGAGTTCGGAGCGGCGGGCACGACTACGAAGGCTTGTCGTACCGATCCGAGAAGAAGAGCAGCTTTGTCTTGGTCGATCTGGCCGACCTCCGGTCGGTGAGCGTCGACGTAGAACACGCCGTGGCTTGGGTGGAAGCTGGAGCCACCGTCGGCGAACTCTACTATAGGATTGCAGAACACAGCGGGACGCTTGGGTTCCCCGCCGGCGTCTGCCCCACGGTCGGCGTCGGCGGCCACTTTAGTGGCGGCGGCTTTGGGCTCTTGTGGCGGAAGTATGGCCTCGCAGCTGACAACGTTTTGGACGCCAAGGTAATCGACGTCGATGGCAGGATCCTGGACAGGGAATCCATGGGCGAGGACCTCTTCTGGGCCATTAGAGGCGGCGGCGGAGCAAGCTTCGGTGTCATCGTCTCTTGGAAGGTCAGATTGGTCCCCGTCCCTGCCACCGTGAGCATGTTCACCGTTCACAGGACGTCGGAGCAGGGAGCAATCGAGCTGATGAACAAATGGCAGAACATTGCTCACCTGCTCCATGACGACCTGCTCCTCCGCGTTAACATAGCCCAAACCGAGGGGGCAAAGAGGAGGGTGGAGGCGGTGTTCATGTCCATGTTTCTTGGAGACTGCGAAGGGCTCCTCCAACACATGGGGCACAGCTTCCCGGAGCTGGGCGTGGAGAGGGACGACTGCAGAGAGATGACTTGGATCGAGTCTGCAGTACATGCCGCAGGGCACACAAACAGAGAGCCGATAGAGATTCTCACGGACAGAGGATTGCAGCCGAAGATCTTCAACAAAGGCAAGTCTGACTACGTGACAGAGCCCATCCCGATGACGGGGTGGGAAGCCATCTGGGGTAGGATCTCCGAGGAGAAAGCTGGTTCGATGCGGATCGATCCCTGTGGTGGGAGGATGAGTGAGATAGAAGAGTCACAGACGCCGTATCCTCACAGGAAGGGCAACCTCTTCATCATCCACTACCTTTCTATATGGAAAGATGGTGGTGTTGCAGAATCCAAGCAGCACTTGGATTGGAGCAGGAGGATGTACAGATTCATGACTCCATACGTCTCCAAGCATCCTCGAGCTGCGTATGTCAACTTCAGGGATCTTGACCTGGGAAAGAACGATGGTAGCAGGAGCTACTCTGAGGCGAAGGTTTGGGGTGAGAAGTACTTCAAGAACAACTTTAGGAGGTTGGCCATGGTGAAGGGCGTGGTGGATCCTGGCAACTTTTTCAGCCATGAACAGAGCATCCCACCTCTTGTCGTCGAGACTGAGAAGATGTCACAGTAG
- the LOC103975458 gene encoding SAP-like protein BP-73 isoform X2 has translation MNHLRFSCYPIMMNGLLNLAEITDAVLHNASQSGTSRFPILSIRYEGNGGGRPRKDTSPNKTRKEVDRLKDPPTSNVESSNAASQDEIIALFKRIQTSISKGRPATPRRRNLKSQKEKKTGEPIPKDFKQEQVREVARPVSKFVKKSPIPSPSLVQDDKEVAEEQLQSVMSNKVADKQQQQALTTDRESNVQNLDELKLPELKELAKRRGIKGYSKLKKGEVLQLLKGLSEST, from the exons ATGAATCACCTTCGCTTCTCATGCTATCCTATTATGATGAATGG CTTATTGAACTTGGCAGAGATTACAGATGCCGTTCTACACAATGCATCTCAAAGTGGCACATCTCGATTTCCCATATTGAGTATTAGATATGAAGGAAATGGAGGAGGACGTCCTCGGAAAGACACATCTCCTAATAAGACTAGGAAAGAGGTTGATAGGTTGAAGGACCCACCAACATCAAATGTTGAGTCATCAAATGCTGCTAGTCAGGATGAGATAATCGCTTTGTTCAAAAGGATACAGACTTCAATCTCGAAAGGTAGACCAGCTACTCCGAGAAGGAGAAACCTCaaaagtcaaaaggagaagaaaactgGTGAACCAATTCCAAAGGATTTCAAACAGGAACAAGTAAGAG AAGTTGCAAGACCAGTCTCAAAATTTGTGAAGAAGTCACCTATCCCATCACCTTCATTGGTACAAGATGATAAGGAGGTAGCTGAGGAACAACTGCAATCAGTAATGAGTAACAAAGTGGCCGACAAACAACAGCAGCAGGCACTAACTACAGATAGAGAATCCAATGTGCAGAATCTAGATGAATTGAAGCTCCCCGAGTTGAAAGAACTTGCAAAAAGGAGGGGAATAAAAGGTTACTCAAAGCTGAAGAAAGGAGAAGTGTTACAACTTTTGAAGGGGCTGTCAGAATCCACATGA
- the LOC103975458 gene encoding SAP-like protein BP-73 isoform X1, translated as MMTQALLFPNGSLRSPTAFFPPPLKLGHPRSIYGAEITDAVLHNASQSGTSRFPILSIRYEGNGGGRPRKDTSPNKTRKEVDRLKDPPTSNVESSNAASQDEIIALFKRIQTSISKGRPATPRRRNLKSQKEKKTGEPIPKDFKQEQVREVARPVSKFVKKSPIPSPSLVQDDKEVAEEQLQSVMSNKVADKQQQQALTTDRESNVQNLDELKLPELKELAKRRGIKGYSKLKKGEVLQLLKGLSEST; from the exons ATGATGACGCAGGCGCTCCTCTTCCCAAACGGCAGCCTCCGCTCGCCGACCGCTTTCTTTCCGCCGCCTCTGAAGCTTGGGCATCCCAGATCGATCTACGGGGCAG AGATTACAGATGCCGTTCTACACAATGCATCTCAAAGTGGCACATCTCGATTTCCCATATTGAGTATTAGATATGAAGGAAATGGAGGAGGACGTCCTCGGAAAGACACATCTCCTAATAAGACTAGGAAAGAGGTTGATAGGTTGAAGGACCCACCAACATCAAATGTTGAGTCATCAAATGCTGCTAGTCAGGATGAGATAATCGCTTTGTTCAAAAGGATACAGACTTCAATCTCGAAAGGTAGACCAGCTACTCCGAGAAGGAGAAACCTCaaaagtcaaaaggagaagaaaactgGTGAACCAATTCCAAAGGATTTCAAACAGGAACAAGTAAGAG AAGTTGCAAGACCAGTCTCAAAATTTGTGAAGAAGTCACCTATCCCATCACCTTCATTGGTACAAGATGATAAGGAGGTAGCTGAGGAACAACTGCAATCAGTAATGAGTAACAAAGTGGCCGACAAACAACAGCAGCAGGCACTAACTACAGATAGAGAATCCAATGTGCAGAATCTAGATGAATTGAAGCTCCCCGAGTTGAAAGAACTTGCAAAAAGGAGGGGAATAAAAGGTTACTCAAAGCTGAAGAAAGGAGAAGTGTTACAACTTTTGAAGGGGCTGTCAGAATCCACATGA
- the LOC103975456 gene encoding U-box domain-containing protein 17: MTSPLAFLYVRRRRSPLAGAFFAPGDLSGAALLHALAALLHALAALSADVACWPARSQRRNCRSLARVLGILAIFFDSLKESFAPSPSSPLPPRFPPSAVLCLRELYIFVYRAKLLLEYCSQSSRLWLLIRSPQISGYFHDLSQELATLLEVLPVDDLRLAADVREQIELLRRQCRRSKLCLDPNEEDLRQKIQSFLGQFETRKAPDPVELRNTFFDRLGIRDARACRKEIEFLEEHIFNQEEDVDTSVISGVIALTRYCRFLLFGFQEMEVERPFSDQGKISRKRLVSQGSSVSQGSGDFSLTIPKDFCCPISLDLMKDPVVVSTGQTYDRASITQWIEEGHRTCPNSGQTLSSNRLIPNRALRSLISQWCAAYGIPHETPDGADASAESIVAACTSKAATEANRATARILVQQLSVGSQESKAVAARELRLLAKTGRENRSFIAEAGAIPLLCRLFRSTNLMAQQNAVTAMLNISIHDDNKSRIVEEEGCLRLIVHVLRHGLTGEARENAAATLFSLSAVHDFKKTIVDEEGAVVGLANLLMQGSQRGKKDAVMALFNLSTHLDTWSRMLELGAVSALLEALKDESVAEEALGALALLMRQPAVAQAVGSEDAAIASLLEMMRRGTPKRKENAVAALHEMCQRGGLPVTQKVAKTPMLGGLIQTILFTGTKRARRKAALLARMCQRCDSPAAMVYGNEWSPSRALARSSSSRGSSFRSGDVSVSMSRAVRVPVL; the protein is encoded by the coding sequence ATGACCTCCCCGCTCGCGTTCCTATACGTCCGGCGCCGGCGGTCGCCCCTCGCCGGAGCGTTCTTCGCCCCCGGGGACCTGTCCGGCGCCGCCCTCCTCCACGCCCTCGCCGCCCTCCTCCACGCCCTCGCCGCGCTCTCCGCCGATGTCGCCTGCTGGCCTGCCCGGTCCCAGCGCCGTAACTGCCGGTCCCTCGCCCGCGTGCTCGGGATCCTCGCCATCTTCTTCGATTCCCTTAAGGAATCCTTCGCCCCCTCGCCCTCCTCCCCCCTCCCGCCGCGGTTCCCCCCCTCGGCCGTGCTGTGCCTCCGGGAGCTCTACATCTTTGTCTACAGAGCCAAGCTCCTCCTGGAGTACTGCTCCCAGTCGAGCCGGCTCTGGCTTCTGATACGGAGCCCCCAGATCTCGGGCTACTTCCACGACCTCTCCCAGGAGCTGGCCACGCTGCTCGAAGTCCTCCCCGTTGACGACCTCCGCCTCGCCGCCGACGTCCGCGAGCAGATCGAGCTCCTCCGGCGGCAGTGCCGGCGATCCAAGCTCTGCCTCGACCCCAACGAGGAGGATCTCCGACAAAAGATCCAATCTTTCTTGGGTCAGTTCGAGACCAGGAAGGCACCGGATCCTGTGGAGCTTCGGAACACTTTCTTCGACCGGCTGGGAATCCGTGACGCCAGGGCTTGCCGGAAGGAGATCGAATTCCTGGAAGAACATATCTTTAATCAGGAAGAAGACGTCGATACGTCCGTCATCAGCGGGGTAATTGCGCTCACGCGGTATTGCAGATTCTTGCTGTTTGGATTCCAAGAAATGGAGGTCGAGAGGCCCTTCAGCGACCAGGGTAAGATATCGAGGAAGCGATTGGTGAGTCAGGGGAGCAGTGTGAGCCAGGGGAGCGGCGATTTCTCGCTGACGATCCCCAAGGACTTCTGCTGCCCGATCTCGCTCGATCTGATGAAAGACCCGGTGGTCGTCTCTACTGGTCAGACGTACGATCGTGCTTCCATCACTCAGTGGATCGAAGAAGGGCATCGCACTTGCCCTAACTCTGGCCAAACTCTTTCGAGCAATCGCCTTATCCCGAACAGAGCTCTTAGAAGCTTGATCTCCCAGTGGTGTGCCGCTTACGGAATCCCACACGAGACCCCCGATGGCGCTGATGCTTCAGCTGAGAGCATCGTGGCAGCATGCACTAGCAAGGCGGCAACTGAAGCAAACAGAGCCACCGCAAGAATCTTAGTGCAGCAGCTGTCGGTCGGTTCGCAGGAATCGAAGGCCGTCGCTGCCCGCGAGCTCCGGCTGCTGGCGAAGACCGGGAGGGAGAACAGGTCTTTCATTGCGGAGGCAGGGGCCATCCCCCTTCTCTGCCGCCTCTTCCGGTCGACGAACCTGATGGCCCAACAGAACGCGGTGACCGCGATGCTAAACATATCCATTCACGACGACAACAAGAGCCGGATCGTGGAGGAGGAAGGATGCCTGAGATTGATCGTTCACGTTCTGAGGCATGGGTTGACCGGCGAGGCAAGGGAGAACGCGGCGGCCACATTGTTCAGCCTGTCTGCCGTGCACGACTTCAAGAAAACGATCGTGGACGAGGAGGGTGCTGTGGTCGGACTGGCCAATTTGCTGATGCAGGGAAGCCAAAGAGGGAAGAAGGATGCAGTGATGGCGCTGTTCAATCTTTCGACTCACTTGGACACCTGGTCTCGGATGCTGGAATTGGGGGCGGTGTCGGCGCTGCTCGAAGCACTGAAAGACGAGAGCGTCGCCGAAGAGGCCTTAGGAGCTTTGGCATTGCTCATGAGGCAGCCCGCGGTGGCACAGGCAGTCGGGAGTGAGGACGCTGCGATCGCCAGCCTGTTGGAGATGATGAGGAGGGGAACcccaaagaggaaggagaacgcgGTGGCAGCGCTGCATGAGATGTGCCAGCGTGGTGGTCTGCCTGTGACGCAGAAGGTGGCCAAGACGCCGATGTTGGGCGGGTTGATCCAGACCATCCTGTTCACGGGGACGAAAAGGGCCAGAAGAAAGGCGGCGTTGCTTGCTAGGATGTGCCAGAGGTGTGACTCGCCGGCGGCCATGGTATATGGGAACGAATGGAGTCCGAGCCGCGCGTTGGCGAGAAGCAGCTCCTCGAGAGGTTCGAGCTTCCGAAGCGGGGATGTGTCGGTTTCCATGTCCAGGGCTGTTCGAGTACCTGTGCTATAG
- the LOC103975455 gene encoding uncharacterized protein LOC103975455 — protein sequence MGCGGSSRKKAQEINKKLKKPEAWTHAQPLTEAQLKKMREEFWDTAPYYGGEKEIWDALRAAAESDLKFAQTIVDSAGIVVTSADMTTCYDERGAKYELPKFVLSEPINLIRDS from the exons ATGGGGTGCGGCGGTTCCTCGCGGAAGAAAGCCCAAG AGATAAATAAGAAACTCAAAAAGCCAGAGGCCTGGACGCATGCACAACCATTGACAGAAGCACAGCTTAAAAAAATGCGTGAAGAGTTTTGGGACACTGCCCCTTATTACGGCGGTGAAAAAG AGATTTGGGATGCCCTTCGAGCTGCAGCAGAAAGTGATCTAAAATTTGCACAAACAATAGTTGACAGTGCAGGAATTGTTGTTACGAGTGCTGACATGACAACCTGTTATGATGAGAGAG GTGCAAAATATGAACTTCCCAAGTTTGTTCTGAGCGAGCCAATCAATCTTATTCGAGATAGTTGA
- the LOC135630763 gene encoding protein BZR1 homolog 2-like — MTSRSRMPTWRERENNRRRERRRRAIAAKIYAGLRMYGNYRLPKHCDNNEVLKALCDEAGWIVEPDGTTYRKGCKPPADHMDVVGGSTSPSPYSSNQPSPCASYNPSPASSSYASPASSSYIATTNNSINGADANSLIPWLKNLSSASSSGPSKILHQHPFYMHGGSISAPVTPPLSSPTASTPQIKSDWDDPNSRLPSVNTSYTFLPNSTPPSPGRQIIPDPAWIAGLQIDTGPPSSPTFSLVSSNPQGFSGGGSSRMWTPGQSGTSSPVMPGMPCCVDIQMSDGISDEFAFGSSSNGGHLQAVLVKPWEGERIHEECGSDDLELTLGSSRTRADA; from the exons ATGACGTCCCGGTCGAGGATGCCGACgtggagggagagggagaacAACCGCCGGagggagcggcggcggcgggcgATCGCGGCCAAGATCTACGCGGGCCTGCGGATGTACGGCAACTACCGGCTTCCGAAGCATTGCGACAACAATGAGGTCCTCAAGGCCCTCTGCGACGAGGCCGGATGGATCGTCGAGCCCGACGGCACCACCTACCGCAAG GGGTGTAAGCCTCCAGCAGACCATATGGATGTAGTAGGAGGTTCTACTTCACCTAGCCCATACTCGTCCAACCAGCCAAGCCCATGTGCATCTTACAACCCCAGCCCTGCCTCATCATCCTATGCAAGCCCTGCATCTTCGTCCTACATTGCAACTACTAACAATTCTATCAATGGTGCTGATGCAAACTCCCTCATCCCTTGGTTAAAGAATCTTTCATCAGCTTCCTCCAGTGGTCCATCCAAGATTCTACACCAACATCCTTTCTACATGCATGGTGGTTCCATCAGTGCTCCTGTAACCCCTCCCCTGAGTTCCCCAACTGCTAGTACACCACAAATCAAGTCTGACTGGGATGATCCAAATTCACGACTGCCATCGGTCAATACCAGCTACACGTTCCTGCCAAATTCGACTCCACCAAGTCCTGGCCGGCAAATCATTCCGGATCCTGCTTGGATTGCAGGGTTGCAGATTGACACAGGGCCTCCTTCATCACCCACCTTTAGCCTTGTTTCATCAAACCCACAAGGTTTTTCAGGTGGGGGGTCTTCAAGAATGTGGACACCAGGACAGAGTGGGACCAGCTCTCCTGTCATGCCTGGTATGCCATGCTGTGTTGATATTCAGATGTCCGATGGCATTTCTGATGAGTTTGCATTCGGGAGCAGCAGTAATGGTGGTCACCTACAAGCAGTATTGGTGAAACCTTGGGAGGGGGAGAGAATCCATGAAGAATGTGGATCAGATGACCTGGAGCTTACACTTGGGAGCTCAAGGACCAGAGCTGATGCCTGA